From Magnetovibrio sp. PR-2, a single genomic window includes:
- a CDS encoding deoxyguanosinetriphosphate triphosphohydrolase, with protein MNTSLENLATFACIPEQSRGRLHAEPESATRSCYQRDRDRIIHAAAFRRLQYKTQVFVNHEGDFFRTRLTHSLEVSQIARSIAQNLELNQYLAETLALAHDMGHTPFGHAGEFALEDLMEPFGGFDHNAQSLRVVTKLEQRYADFDGLNLTWETLEGVVKHNGPLTGVEGAKPLPWAIVEYAKDHDLELGTYASAEAQIAAVSDDVAYNNHDIDDGLRAGLFTVNDIREVDFVGKTFAEVEKKYPELDFSRTVHEVVRRTIGMMVEDILKESRVRLADAKPKSVEDIRTYGEPLIAFTDEMAKNDRELKAFLFPNMYRHYKLNRMTSKARRVVQDLFALFLAEPGTLPTEWQEGTTGPNDELTARVVADYIAGMTDRHALDEHKRLFDLQARTSDFSLG; from the coding sequence ATGAATACGTCATTAGAAAATCTGGCCACATTCGCGTGCATCCCGGAACAAAGCCGGGGGCGTCTGCATGCCGAGCCTGAAAGTGCCACGCGCAGCTGCTATCAGCGTGACCGCGATCGCATCATTCATGCGGCTGCGTTTCGGCGTTTGCAGTACAAAACCCAGGTGTTCGTGAACCACGAAGGCGACTTTTTCAGGACGCGCCTGACCCATTCATTGGAAGTTTCCCAGATCGCGCGCTCCATCGCGCAGAACTTGGAGCTGAACCAATATTTGGCCGAAACCCTGGCCTTGGCGCATGACATGGGCCACACGCCCTTTGGTCATGCGGGCGAGTTCGCGCTGGAAGATTTGATGGAGCCGTTCGGCGGGTTTGATCACAACGCCCAGTCCTTGCGCGTCGTGACCAAGCTGGAACAGCGCTACGCCGATTTTGACGGGCTGAACCTCACCTGGGAAACCCTGGAAGGGGTGGTCAAGCACAACGGCCCGCTGACGGGTGTTGAGGGTGCCAAGCCGCTGCCCTGGGCGATTGTCGAATATGCCAAGGATCACGATTTAGAGCTGGGCACCTACGCCTCAGCCGAAGCGCAAATCGCCGCCGTGTCCGACGATGTGGCCTACAATAACCACGACATTGACGACGGCCTACGCGCTGGGCTGTTCACCGTGAACGACATCCGCGAAGTGGATTTTGTCGGCAAGACCTTTGCAGAGGTGGAAAAAAAGTATCCGGAACTGGACTTTTCACGCACCGTGCACGAAGTCGTGCGCCGCACCATCGGCATGATGGTTGAAGACATTTTGAAAGAATCTCGTGTGCGCTTGGCCGATGCAAAACCGAAGAGTGTTGAGGATATCCGCACCTATGGTGAGCCTTTGATCGCGTTTACCGACGAAATGGCGAAAAACGACCGGGAGCTCAAAGCCTTCTTGTTCCCCAATATGTACCGCCATTACAAGCTCAACCGCATGACGTCCAAAGCGCGCCGCGTGGTGCAAGACCTGTTCGCGCTATTTCTAGCCGAGCCCGGAACCCTGCCCACCGAATGGCAAGAGGGCACCACCGGCCCGAACGATGAGTTGACGGCGCGCGTGGTTGCGGACTATATCGCCGGGATGACGGACCGCCATGCCTTGGATGAACACAAACGTCTGTTCGATTTGCAGGCCCGCACCAGCGATTTCTCGTTGGGCTAA
- the argS gene encoding arginine--tRNA ligase yields the protein MNLFTHFRDQIAGLIDELAQAGELPQGLDLSRITVEPPRDASHGDVTTNAAMLLAKPAKKNPRQIAALLASKVEDLDGVTGVEIAGPGFINMRLGDDFWQARLRDILDTGKAYGDSAIGADQKVNVEYVSANPTGPMHVGHARGAVFGDALAALLEKAGFAVSREYYINDAGAQVDVLARSLHLRYREALGEDIGDIPEGLYPGDYLVEPGQALAKRDGDKWKGIDEAEWLPTIRDFAIEAMMDMIRDDLKALGVEHAVFSSERELVRAGKVDEALDFLKENGLIYEGVLEPPKGKLPDDWEEREQTLFKASDFGDDVDRPVMKSDGSWTYFATDMAYHLDKYRRGFGDMIDVWGADHGGYVKRMQAAIKALTGGEGALDVKLCNMVSLSENGQPVKMSKRAGTFVTLRDVVEKVGKDVVRFIMLTRKNDMNLEFDFAKVQEQSKDNPVFYVQYAHARVNSARRMAKDELGDVITDDAVHGANLGRLTDESELALLKLLSQWPRIVDSAALHHEPHRIAFFLNDVAAEFHGLWNKGNKDKGLRFVIADDAELTLARLAMIQGVANVIGSGLDVFGVKPVQEMR from the coding sequence ATGAACTTGTTTACCCACTTTCGCGACCAAATCGCGGGATTGATTGATGAATTGGCCCAAGCGGGCGAACTGCCCCAAGGCTTGGATTTAAGCCGCATCACGGTGGAGCCGCCGCGCGATGCGTCGCACGGCGATGTGACCACCAACGCCGCCATGCTGTTGGCCAAGCCCGCGAAAAAGAACCCGCGCCAAATTGCAGCGCTGTTGGCGTCAAAGGTCGAAGACCTGGACGGGGTTACGGGGGTCGAGATCGCTGGTCCGGGCTTCATCAACATGCGTTTGGGTGATGATTTTTGGCAAGCGCGCCTGCGCGACATCTTGGACACCGGAAAGGCTTATGGCGATAGTGCCATTGGTGCCGATCAGAAGGTCAATGTCGAATACGTGTCCGCCAATCCCACGGGGCCCATGCACGTGGGCCATGCGCGTGGTGCGGTGTTTGGCGATGCGCTGGCCGCATTGTTGGAAAAAGCAGGCTTTGCTGTGAGCCGCGAATACTACATCAATGATGCTGGTGCTCAGGTTGACGTATTGGCGCGCTCGCTGCATTTGCGTTACCGCGAAGCCTTAGGCGAAGACATCGGCGATATTCCCGAAGGTTTGTACCCCGGCGACTATTTGGTGGAGCCGGGTCAGGCGTTGGCCAAACGCGACGGTGATAAATGGAAGGGTATTGACGAAGCCGAGTGGCTGCCCACCATCCGCGATTTCGCGATTGAAGCTATGATGGACATGATCCGCGACGACTTGAAGGCTTTGGGTGTGGAACACGCCGTGTTCTCGTCCGAGCGCGAACTGGTCCGTGCCGGCAAGGTTGACGAAGCCCTGGATTTTCTCAAAGAAAACGGCTTGATCTACGAAGGTGTGTTGGAACCGCCCAAAGGCAAACTGCCCGACGATTGGGAAGAGCGCGAACAGACCTTGTTCAAAGCCTCCGACTTTGGCGACGATGTGGACCGCCCTGTCATGAAGTCCGACGGGTCTTGGACCTACTTCGCCACCGACATGGCGTACCACCTGGACAAATACCGTCGCGGTTTTGGCGATATGATCGACGTCTGGGGTGCGGACCACGGTGGTTACGTCAAACGCATGCAAGCGGCCATCAAGGCGCTCACCGGCGGTGAGGGGGCTTTGGATGTGAAGCTCTGCAACATGGTTTCGTTGTCCGAAAACGGCCAGCCCGTGAAGATGTCCAAGCGGGCAGGCACGTTTGTGACCCTGCGCGACGTGGTTGAAAAAGTCGGCAAAGACGTGGTGCGTTTCATCATGCTCACGCGCAAAAATGACATGAACTTGGAATTTGACTTTGCAAAAGTTCAAGAGCAGTCCAAAGACAATCCGGTATTTTATGTGCAATACGCCCATGCCCGGGTGAATTCTGCACGGCGTATGGCCAAGGACGAACTGGGCGATGTGATTACGGACGATGCCGTGCACGGCGCGAACTTGGGCCGGTTAACGGACGAAAGTGAATTGGCGCTGTTGAAGCTTTTGAGCCAGTGGCCGCGCATTGTCGATAGTGCGGCCCTTCACCACGAACCACATCGCATCGCGTTCTTCTTGAACGACGTGGCGGCCGAGTTCCATGGCCTGTGGAATAAAGGTAACAAAGACAAAGGTTTGCGCTTTGTGATTGCAGATGACGCCGAGCTTACCTTGGCGCGTTTGGCGATGATCCAGGGTGTGGCGAACGTGATTGGGTCGGGTCTTGACGTTTTTGGCGTTAAACCTGTCCAAGAAATGCGTTAA